The genomic region GAAAAAACCCTGCGGCATATTCGCGGCAACCGTATCGCAATGATCTTCCAGGAGCCGATGACCTCGTTGAATCCGTTGCATTGCATCGAGAAACAGATCAACGAAGTGCTCGGCTTGCACAAGGGCCTCACCGGTAAGGTCGCCACCCTGCGCACCCTGGAGTTGCTGGAACTGGTGGGCATCCCCGAGCCGCACAAGCGCCTAAAGGCCCTGCCCCACGAATTGTCCGGCGGCCAGCGCCAGCGGGTGATGATCGCCATGGCCCTGGCCAACGAGCCGGAACTGCTGATTGCCGATGAGCCGACCACGGCCCTCGACGTCACTGTGCAGTTGAAGATCCTCGAACTACTAAAGGAGTTGCAGGCCCGGCTGGGCATGGCGCTGCTGCTGATCAGCCACGACCTCAACCTGGTGCGACGCATCGCCCACCGCGTGTGCGTGATGCAACAGGGCTGCATCGTCGAGCAGGCCGATTGCGAGACGCTGTTCCAGTCACCCCAGCATCCCTACACCCAGGAGTTGCTGGCGGCGGAGCCCAGCGGTGGGCCGGCCAACAACGCGGTAGGGCCAGCGTTGTTGGAAGTCGACAACCTGAAAGTCTGGTTTCCGATCAAGAAAGGTTTCTTGCGCAACACCGTCGACTACGTCAAGGCCGTGGACGGGATCAACTTCAGCCTGCCCCAGGGGCAGACCCTGGGCATTGTGGGTGAAAGCGGCTCGGGCAAGTCCACCCTGGGACTGGCCATCTTGCGCTTGATCGGCAGCCAAGGCGGGATTCGCTTCGAAGGCCAGCAACTGGACAAGCTCAGCCAGCAACAGGTGCGCCCATTGCGCCGGGAAATGCAGGTGGTGTTCCAGGATCCGTTCGGCAGCCTGAGCCCACGTATGTGCGTCAGCGAGATCGTCGGCGAGGGCCTGCGCATCCACAAGATGGGCACACCTGCCGAGCAGGAAGCAGCGATCATCGCGGCGCTCAAGGAGGTGGGCCTGGATCCCGAATCCCGCCATCGTTACCCCCATGAATTCTCCGGCGGCCAACGCCAGCGCATCGCCATCGCCCGCGCCCTGGTGCTCAAGCCGCGCCTGATCCTGCTGGACGAACCCACCTCGGCCCTGGACCGCACGGTACAACGCCAGGTGGTGGAATTGCTGCGCGGCCTGCAGGCCAAGTACAACCTGACCTACCTGTTTATCAGCCATGACCTGGCGGTGGTGAACGCGCTGAGTCACCAGTTGATGGTGGTCAAGCAAGGCCAGGTGGTGGAGCAAGGTGATGCGCGAGATATTTTTGCTGCCCCGCAGCACGCCTACACGCGGCAGTTGCTCAAGGCGGCCTTCCTCGTGCCTGCCTGACGGAACACGGGGCGAAATATGGCAATGGCTTGCTCTCTTATTTGGGAGGGGGCTTGCCCCCGTCAGTTGGATACTCAGCGGCTGCCAGGCCGCCCCACGCCGCGATGGCGGGCAGCCCTGGCTGATACAAGCCACGGCCTTACCGGAAGCCCCCGCTACTGGGACGCCGACCGCCCATGTGAACATCCGGGTTTACCCTCAACCCGGAACCGCATTCATGGAAGACTTTCGCACCCTCGCCCTGACCTGGGACGCCTTGCCCAGCGATACCGCCTTGCCGGTCACGCTCAAACCTTCGACGAACTTTGTGAGTGAACGCCAGGCCCTGCGCATGGAGGGTGACCGCAGCCTGATCGAACAATTGACCGGCGTGCTTGCCATTGCGGC from Pseudomonas synxantha harbors:
- a CDS encoding ABC transporter ATP-binding protein, which produces MTQDNLIEIRDLSVEFVTGEQHHRVVNHVSFDIKRGETLALVGESGSGKSVTAHSILRLLPYPLARHPSGTIEYAGQDLLTLKEKTLRHIRGNRIAMIFQEPMTSLNPLHCIEKQINEVLGLHKGLTGKVATLRTLELLELVGIPEPHKRLKALPHELSGGQRQRVMIAMALANEPELLIADEPTTALDVTVQLKILELLKELQARLGMALLLISHDLNLVRRIAHRVCVMQQGCIVEQADCETLFQSPQHPYTQELLAAEPSGGPANNAVGPALLEVDNLKVWFPIKKGFLRNTVDYVKAVDGINFSLPQGQTLGIVGESGSGKSTLGLAILRLIGSQGGIRFEGQQLDKLSQQQVRPLRREMQVVFQDPFGSLSPRMCVSEIVGEGLRIHKMGTPAEQEAAIIAALKEVGLDPESRHRYPHEFSGGQRQRIAIARALVLKPRLILLDEPTSALDRTVQRQVVELLRGLQAKYNLTYLFISHDLAVVNALSHQLMVVKQGQVVEQGDARDIFAAPQHAYTRQLLKAAFLVPA